A single genomic interval of Cucumis sativus cultivar 9930 chromosome 7, Cucumber_9930_V3, whole genome shotgun sequence harbors:
- the LOC101213583 gene encoding auxin-responsive protein SAUR71 has product MKQLIRRLSRVADSSHYSLLRSDSPSSAAAKLRRSRILRSSTVPQGHVPVYVGEEMERFVVSAHLLNHPVFIELLDKSAQEYGYQQKGVLHIPCHVLLFERVLEALRLGDFDSRHLQDLLSNLSLQS; this is encoded by the coding sequence ATGAAGCAATTGATCCGCCGTCTTTCTCGTGTTGCCGATTCCTCTCACTACTCTCTTCTCCGCTCCGACTCTCCCTCCTCCGCCGCCGCCAAACTTCGCCGTTCTCGAATCCTCCGCTCCTCCACCGTCCCCCAAGGCCACGTCCCTGTCTACGTCGGCGAAGAGATGGAACGCTTCGTCGTCAGCGCTCACCTCTTAAATCACCCCGTTTTCATCGAACTCCTCGATAAATCCGCTCAAGAGTACGGTTACCAACAGAAAGGCGTTCTGCATATTCCTTGCCACGTTCTTCTCTTCGAGCGTGTTCTTGAGGCTCTCAGACTCGGTGATTTCGATTCTCGCCATCTTCAAGATCTTCTTTCCAATCTCTCTCTCCAGTCATAA
- the LOC101213821 gene encoding nucleolar complex protein 3 homolog — MRKKRNEKHKVILPPDLPPELTEEEIEVSDEDLEFVKKNQDYAASVFRIDTKSITKHVKRVANVDEDALEVLYEKRLRKKPVEKQEEGNELQVDPVDALPVKTLDGKLYYRRSKLSDAPENGGNEETMEEDQVDNGVLKLTKAERRAKQKKIKKIAKKQEDVTQAEEVQPTSQAAILAEVVEDLTAEKTFESKKQKLAELGIGLLADPNSNIKSLKEMLQIAKDNDQAIVKLGLLSLLAVFKDIIPGYRIRLPTEKELEIKVSKDVKKMRYYESTLLTVYKGYLQKLMSLEKLPSFQHVVIRCICTLLDAVPHFNFRETLLVVVVKNISSPDDIVRKLCCGAIQSLFINEGKHGGEATVEAVRLIADHVKYHDCQLHPDSIQPFVHLVFDEDLRKAEKQDEHSKVKNKKHRKIKNREEPSQQGNDGRQSTRTKFTEEVVADYRAASLAPDVMKQREMQSDTLSAVFETYFRILRHTMQSLTSGPEASSAPSTTSASGSHPLLVPCLNGLGKFSHLIDMDFMGDLMNYLKRLASGGDHSSEKQSRCLTVSERLQCCIVAFKVMRKNLDALNVDLQDFFVQLYNIVLDYRPGRDQGGLLAEALKIMLCDDRQHDMQKAAAFIKRLATFSLCFGSAESLAALVTVRHLLLKNVKCRNLLENDAGGGSVSGSIAKYQPYATDPNLSGALASVLWELDLLWKHYHPAVSTMAAGISNMNSAQNQVYISIVSPQQAFKDLSLEQESFNPQFNARKINKRKRGSESSQSTLDTCGTIDENEVKEKLSTRFFLLRDIKDNERLRSELDRTTLSLQLYEEYKRQKRKTKKSRNV, encoded by the exons ATGAGGAAGAAACGTAACGAGAAACACAAGGTAATTCTACCGCCGGATCTTCCACCAGAGCTTACCGAGGAAGAAATTGAGGTTTCCGATGAGGACTTGGAGTTTGTTAAGAAGAACCAAGACTATGCCGCATCTGTTTTTCGTATAGACACTAAATCCATAACCAA GCATGTTAAGCGGGTTGCTAATGTTGATGAAGATGCTTTGGAGGTTTTATATGAGAAGCGTCTGCGGAAGAAGCCAGTGGAGAAACAGGAGGAGGGAAATGAGCTCCAAGTTGATCCTGTGGACGCTCTTCCTGTCAAAACACTCGATGGGAAACTCTACTACCGAAGAT CAAAACTATCCGATGCACCTGAAAATGGTGGGAATGAGGAGACAATGGAAGAAGATCAGGTAGATAATGGTGTATTGAAGTTAACTAAGGCAGAAAGGAGAgcaaagcaaaagaaaattaagaagattGCCAAGAAACAAGAGGATGTAACTCAAGCTGAAGAAGTTCAACCAACCTCACAAGCTGCTATTTTG GCCGAAGTGGTAGAAGACCTTACTGCTGAAAAGACATTTGAAAGTAAGAAGCAGAAACTTGCAGAGCTTGGAATTGGGTTGCTAGCAGACCCAAATTCCAATATTAAATCTCTAAAGGAGATGCTGCAGATTGCTAAGGATAATGATCAAGCAATTGTGAAACTTGGACTTCTATCATTACTGGCTGTTTTTAAAGACATTATACCTGG TTATCGGATTCGGCTTCCAACAGAAAAGGAGCTAGAAATTAAAGTGTCCAAGGATGTCAAGAAAATGCGATACTATGAGTCTACTCTTCTTACTGTTTATAAG GGATACCTGCAGAAGCTGATGTCATTAGAAAAATTGCCATCATTTCAGCATGTTGTTATTCGCTGTATATGTACATTGCTTGATGCAGTTCCCCATTTCAACTTTCGAGAGACATTGTTAGTAGTCGTCGTTAAAAACATAAGCTCCCCTGATGACATTGTAAG AAAACTTTGTTGTGGTGCAATTCAATCTTTATTTATCAATGAGGGAAAGCATGGTGGTGAAGCAACTGTGGAGGCTGTCCGGTTGATTGCTGATCATGTTAAATATCATGACTGCCAATTGCATCCTGATTCCATCCAG CCTTTTGTACATCTAGTGTTTGACGAGGATCTGAGGAAAGCAGAAAAGCAAGACGAGCATAGTAAggtaaagaacaaaaaacacaGGAAAATAAAGAATCGTGAGGAACCGAGTCAGCAAGGGAATGATGGAAGACAGAGTACGAGGACGAAGTTTACTGAAGAG GTTGTTGCTGATTACAGGGCTGCTTCTCTTGCTCCAGATGTAATGAAGCAAAGAGAGATGCAGTCAGATACACTTTCTGCtgtatttgaaacatatttccGAATCTTAAGGCATACAATGCAGTCATTAACTTCTGG gCCTGAAGCAAGTAGCGCTCCATCCACAACTAGCGCATCTGGATCCCATCCTCTGCTTGTTCCATGTTTGAATGGGTTGGGAAAATTCTCGCATCTCATTGATATGGATTTCATGGGAGATCttatgaattatttaaaaaggcTTGCTTCTGGTGGGGACCATTCTTCTGAGAAACAGTCGCGATGTTTGACTGTGTCTGAGCGTCTTCAGTGTTGCATTGTGGCATTTAAAGTAATGAGGAAAAATCTTGATGCTTTGAATGTTGATCTTCAGGATTTCTTTGTCCAGCTATACAATATTGTACTTGATTACAGGCCTGGGAG GGATCAAGGTGGATTGTTAGCTGAAGCTTTGAAGATAATGTTGTGCGATGATAGACAGCATGACATGCAAAAGGCAGCTGCATTTATTAAGCGTTTGGCTACTTTCTCATTATGTTTTGGATCTGCGGAGTCGTTGGCAG CCTTGGTAACCGTAAGGCATCTTCTTCTGAAAAATGTCAAGTGCCGGAACCTTTTGGAAAACGACGCTGGTGGAGGTTCAGTGTCAGGCTCTATAGcg AAATATCAGCCATATGCAACTGATCCAAATTTGAGTGGCGCTCTTGCTTCAGTTCTTTGGGAACTTGATCTTCTTTGGAAGCATTATCATCCAGCTGTCTCTACGATGGCTGCTGGCATATCGAACATGAATAGTGCTCAAAATCAAGTATATATCTCCATTGTTTCTCCCCAACAAGCATTCAAAGACTTGTCGCTGGAACAAGAGTCCTTCAACCCACAGTTTAACGCCCgaaaaattaataagagaaaaagaggtTCAGAATCTTCCCAGTCTACTCTCGATACGTGTGGCACTATCGATGAAAATGAAGTGAAGGAAAAACTGTCAACAAGATTCTTTCTTCTCCGGGACATCAAGGACAATGAAAGGTTGAGATCTGAATTAGACCGCACCACTTTGTCTTTGCAGCTATACGAAGAATACAAAaggcaaaagagaaaaactaaaaagtccAGGAATGTTTAG